In the genome of Candidatus Woesearchaeota archaeon, the window AATAATAAGCAAGAAAAAAGGAAATTCCAATGGGAATTTTTTCCTTCTTATTAAGAAGTGGGATAATCACGGCACCAAAACCGAGGCGTAAGCCGAGATTCGGGACAGAGCCGGCCTTACGAAATTTATTTCTTATTCTTCATCCTTTCTCTCACTATAACATGATGAGCTTTTAATCTAATAGCATTTATTTTAATAAATCCAATACTGTCTTGTTGATTAAATCCACCTTCAACATTCATGCTGCTGAGTTTCTCATCATATAATGAAGTTGGACTTTCTCTCCCGGTAATTATAACATTCCCTTTGTATAATGTTAATGAAACAGATCCATCAATAAATTCCTGGCTTTTGTTGATAGCAGCTATTAAGAACTCCATTTCTGGACTGAACCAGAATCCATAGTAAACTATTTCAGAGAATTTAGGGGTTAACATATCACGCAAACGCATAACCTCTCTATCCATAGCAATTCCTTCGATATCAAGATGCGCTGCACGCAATATAGTGCCTGCTGGTGTTTCATACACGCCTCGAGATTTAATGCCAACAAACCTGTTTTCAACAATATCTATTCTTCCAATGCCGTTTTCACTGCCGAGTTTGTTAAGATACATAAATATTTCAAGCGGATCTTGTTTTAGAGTATGATCATCTTTGTTTTCAACCTTAACGCAGATGCCGTCTTTGAAATAAAGTATTAGGTGAGTTTCTTTATCTGGAGCTGTCTGAGGCGAGTTTGTTAACTCAAACATTTCTGGATTTGGTGTCAGCTTTGGATCTTCAAGAATCCCTGATTCGTAGCTAATATGCATCAAATTTTCGTCAGTGCTATAGGGTGCATCAACAGTAGCTTTAATAGGAATTCCTTTTTCTTTGGCATAGTTAATAAGATCAACTCTTCCCTGAAATCTTGCAAGAAATTCTTTGTCTTTCCAAGGAGCAATAATTTGTATGTCTGGTTTCAAAGCATAATAGCTTAACTCAAATCTTACTTGATCATTGCCTTTGCCTGTTGCGCCATGGCTGACAAATTGGGCATTTTCTTTTTGTGCAATAGCAATTTGATGTTTTGCAATTAAAGGCCTTGCAAGAGATGTTCCTAGCAAATATCTGCTTTCATAAAGCGCGTTTGCTTTAATTGCAGGAAAAATAAAATCAGTAACAAACTCTTTTTTACAGTCAACAATATACACTTTTGATGCGCCAATAGCTTTGGCTTTACTTTCAACAGCTTTAAAATCTTCACGTTGTCCAATATCAGCAATATAAGCAATAACGTCATATCCTTGATCTATTAACCATTTCAGAATACAAGAGGTATCTAATCCGCCAGAATATGCTAAAACAACTTTTCCTTTACTCATGCAATCACCTTTTTTATCCAAAAAAGTGGTTATTTAAAAAAGTGATGGTTTAAATAAAACAAATTTATTTATTCTGTTTTATTTAAAACAAATTTATTCTACAACCACTTCTTTCCCTAGGCTTTGTCCTGGCATGCCTTTTTCAAAAATAGCGCGAACAGCGCCATTTCTTCCATGCGGTAAAGAAATTTTTCCTTTAATCTGATTGCCAGCTTGTGTTTTAAACACTACAGACTTTCCTAATAAAGAACCAGCTTTTTCAAGATTATGAATTCCATGAAACTGTAAAATCATTTGCCTATGATTCTGTGTATGATGACTTCCTCTAAAGTTTACAATAACGCCTTTCATAATTCCACCTATTATATTACCTCAGAAACATCTTCTAATCTTTTTTCCTGTTCTGGAGTAAGTTCATGAAATAAGTCTCCGCAATCCTTGCAGATCAAAGCTTTTTCAGCTTCACTATATCTCACATTATTCCCTCCACATTCAGGGCATTGTTTGAGTTTCTTTAAATTAACCACATGCTATTGATTTTTGGAACTATTTATAAAGTTTTTGACAAAGTTAATATAGGTTCTGTCCCGAATGTAGTTTTTGGTGCCATGCTGGTGATTATCCAAGAAATAAATAGGTGAGAAAAAAGGAAATTACAATGGGAATTTTTTCCTTGTTATACATAAGTGAGATAATCACGGCACCAAAACCGAGGCTATGCCGAGATTCGGGACAGAACCGTCAATATATAAATGTTTATATAGGTTGCGAGATTTCGCTACTTAATGGAGATTATTTCCAACGATACTAAAGAAAAAATACTTGAAATTGCAGATAGAGCGCGGAACAGTATCAGCAATTTTTGCAGTGAAGAATGTCAGGCATATTGTTGTAGAAAGGGCTATTTAGTGATGAAACCTGATGAAGTTGCAGTTGTTACCCACAACAAAGTTGTTGAGCTGACTAAAGAAGGATTATTAAAACAATTGCCCAATGAGAATTTTTCATTGCATATGAGCAAACGAGAACATGGATGTACAAGTCTGGATAAAAATAATAGATGCACTGTTTATAACAATAAAAAACGACCAAAAACATGCCATGATTTTCCTATTTTTATTCGAGGAAAACAAATATTTTTTTCACCGCGATGCTTGGCAGTAAAGCAAAGAAAATTTTATCCCTTTGAAAAAGAATTTCTTAACATAGGCTGCAGCTTTGTTGAAGAAAATCCCTTTGTAACTGCAGAGATATATGATATCAAGTAAAATACAGAACGGCACAATCCAATTTGTAAGTGATATTGCGAAAAGTGCCACCATCTTTTTTGCGAGGCTTATCTGATGTTTCATCAAATGCTATCCGAGGTTCCAGAGAGGATAGCACAATCGATAACTGCATCTTAAGTCGAGCTGATGGTGGCTGCCGAAGGCATTTTCGCAATATCACTCGTTTTTTGGATTGTGCCTATAGAGCGGCTCTGTAGAAAATCTCGGCATAGCCTCGGTTTTGGCATCAGTTCGGCTTTTCAAGAGTGTATTTTATTGGATTTTTCTCTCTGGCACTCCGAAAAATCCTCGCATATGAACTTTAAGAGCCTCACCAAAAGATGCCAAAAACTACATTTTCTACAGTGCCCTACAGAGCAGAAACTTTATAAAAAGTATCTTAATTGTTCTCAATAGTCGTGAGGTAAAGAGTGAAAGCATGAAAATTAATAATTATATTCTTACTGCAATGATAATAATTCTCATGGTAAGTTTTGCTTCTGTTATTTCTGCTGAAGATAATAGTACAACAGTAAATATTACCACTACAAATACAACTTCAGGTGAAAATAATTCTATACAAGACACTTTCCAAGATAATGCATCCAACACAACGATAGTGGCTGACTATGGAACTATTTCAAATAACATCACTAATACTACTAATACCACTAATACCTCAACTACAACAACACCTATTGAACAAAATAATCAAACAACTAATGAGATGCCTGTTGACATTGAAGGTGTTGACCTTATTAGTATTCTTCCGGATACCTTTAATGTGGGAGACATTCAACTGAGTATAGAATTACAAAATAATGGCACTATTACGTTGAATAATGTTCCTGCACTTGTTTCAGGAAAGGGATTTTCTACGTATAACATCATTTCAATTCCACTGCTTGAACCAAAACAAACAGGTTATGTTATTGTCATGGGTAATTTTAAACAAGGAGGAGAACTTCCTCTAACGATTAAAGTCAATGATTTTACCTTTAAATATAATGTAACCGTTGTCGATTCAAATAAAGCAACAGAAACTGCCCAGGATATTGAGCAAAAAAATGCAAATATTCAAAGTTTAACATCTCAATTACAGGAATTTGAACAAAAATATCGTGATCTTGAACAGCAATTTCATGACAAAAAACGCGATAAATACGATGTAGCAGACATTAACATAGCTGATCTAAAAACCTTTTTAACCAATACGAGAACAGCTCTTTTAACCAATGATATAGTTACTGCAAACGCAAGTTTTGACCTTGTACAAAACGAGTATGCCTATCAAAAAACTAAGCTTGATAAGGCTCAAATTATTGAAGAATCGTTTAGCCAGACCTTGAAAAATAATGCTGTTTTAATCTCATCTATAGCTGGAGCAATTATTATGCTGTTTACGCTGTATGAACTATTAAAAAAGAAAAAAGAAAGCTTGAAGAAAGTGATTGACGTTAATATCAGATTAACGAAAAATCAAAAACAAGAAGAATCAAATAAACTTCTAAAAAAAGGAAAAGAAAAAGCAAAAAAAGAAGAGCATGATGCTGTAGATCCTCGCGAGCTTCAACCTGATGATGATGTACTCGAAGATAAGTCATGAAAGTAATATTTAAATATAGATTACTATTTGAAACTGTTAAAAGTGTGATGTTATCATACTCTAAGTGACAGAAACTCATTATTCATGATAATTATGGTAACAGGTCAAAGATAATGGATCGGAATCTTGCATTAGAAATGGTTCGTGTAACAGAAGCTGCTGCTCTTTCTTGCGCTCAATGGTATGGAAAAGGAGATAAATACAAAGCAGATGAAGCTGCTGTTGAAGCTATGAAAAAGCGCTTTGATAATGTTGATTTTGATGGAACCGTAGTTATTGGCGAAGGTGAGATTGATCAAGCGCCTATGCTTTATAATGGTGAAAAGGTTGGTTCTGGAAAAGGCGACAAAATTGATTTAGCTATTGATCCATTGGAATGCACTGATAGTGTTGCAAAAGGATTGCTCAATGCCCTTTCAGTAATTGCCCTTAGCCCTCAAGGAGGCTTACTTTCCCTGCCAGACATGTATATGGATAAGATTGCTGTCGGGCCAAAAGCAGCAGGGAAAATAAATATACATAATTCTGTTGAAGAAAATATTAAGATTGTAGCAAAAGCGCTAAACAAAAATGTTGAAGAAGTTACTGTTGTTATTTTGGATAGGACTCGGCATGATAACATCGTTGCAGAGATTAGGAAAACAGGTGCAAGAATAAGATTTATTACTGATGGAGATGTTTCTGGAGCTATTGCGCCATCATATGAGGATTCAGGAATAGATTTATTGCTAGGGATAGGAAAATCTACTGAAGCTGTATTAGCAGCATCAGCGATCAGATGTTTAGGCGGAGAAATTCAAGCAATACTTATGCCAAAAGATGATCAAGAAAAACAAAGATTAAAAGAGATGGGAATTAATGATTTAAGTTTTGTGTACCACACTAATGATTTAGCTAAAAGCGAACATTGTATGTTTGTTGCTACAGGAGTTAGCGACGGTCCGTTATTAAGAGGAGTGCAGTTTACTGCCAAAGGCGCTATGACGCATTCTGTTGTCATGCGCGCTAAAACAGGAACTATCAGATTTATAGAAGCACATCATTTTCATCAGAGGTGAATATATGCAAAAAATAAATTATCAGGATTTCAAGCAAGTTCAGGAATTACATCATATGCTTCAAGAGATTGCTAGTTTTGATGCTCAAGGAAAAGTAGTAAAGATCAATAATGAGCAGAAATTACAAGAAGAGATTATCTGGCAACTCCAGTATACTGCTTCAGTTCACGAAAATCCAGAAATTAAAAAAGAAGCAATCAATATTATTAATGCAATTGCGTATCATTTAAAATTAGAACCGAGTTCTAATTATGTTTATTATGGAGAAAAAGCTGAGGGCAAAAATCTGTTTGCCACAACACCAGCAATCAACTGCAGAATGCTCACGTTCCATACTGTTCGAGCTGCATTGCTTGCCTATCAACAATTAAAACTTCCTCATATTGTATTTGAACTTGCATTATCTGAGCAAGGTTATACTGGACAAAAGATAGATGAATATGCAAGTCTTGTTAAAGCTGCATACATCTCATGCGGATTTAAAAATACAAAAATATATCTGCAAGGCGACCATTACCAAGCTGATCCTAAAAAATATGCGGAAAATCCTGAACAAGAGATCCAACGGATCAAAGAGGTCATCAAGAGTTCAATTGAACAAGGAGTTTACAACATTGATATTGATACGTCTAAATTTGAAACTGCTGATCCGAACAAAACGCCAAAAGAAAATCAAGCAATGAATGCAAAGCTTACTGCTGAATTTCTTTATTATATCAGATCTCTTGAAAAAGAGATGATATTTCCTTGCATCATAAGTGTTGGTGGAGAAGTTGGCGAGGTTGGCAGTTTAAACACTAAATTTCCTGAGGTTAATGGATATCTCGCATTGTTGTATGAAGAAATGTTCCAGCAGATTAAAAAAGATCCTAAAAAGAACATAGTTCTGAGTGGTTTTAAGGGATTAAGCAAAGTAAGCATCAATGTTGGCTCTGCTCATGGCGGACAATTAGGACCAGATGGAAAACCGCTTGATAATGTACCATTGGATTTCCAGGCGCATCATGATTTATTTATGCAAGGCAAAGACCCGTTTAATCCTGGAAAGCATATTGTTACAGTCCAGCATGGCGCTTCAACATTGCCAAAACATTATTTTGCATTATTTCCAGCTATGCATGTTGGTGAAATTCACCTTGCAACAGGATTCCAAAATATTACTTGGGATGTTATTGAACAGCATGAGCCTGAATTGCACAAGCGCATGAAAAAAATGGTATTTGAAAAATTTGCTGATAAAGTTAAATCCCATCCTACTGAAGCTGTTGGTTTTAACAAAGAACGAAAACATATTACTCAATTCTTTAAAAAAGAATTGCTTACGATGAAGCCAAAAACACTTGAAGCGCTTGAGCTTGCATTAAGTAAAGAGTTTACTGACATTATGCATTCATTGTATGTATTATTGCTGCCAAAACAAGCAAATTGTTAGAAAACGGTGAGAGTTATGATTAAAGTTGCTATTGTTGGATATGGGACTATTGGAAAACGTGTTGCTGATGCAGTCAAAGCGCAAGACGATATGGAACTTGTTGGTGTAACCGTAAACTCCTTTAATTACCGTGTATTAGCAGCAGTGCATAAAAAAATTCCTTTGTTTGCTGTTGGTGATAAACAGCCATTTCTTGATAATGGCATTAAAATTGCCGGAAATATGCAGGATTTATTGCAGCAATGCAACGTTGTTGTTGACTGCACTCCTAAAAAAGTTGGCGCAGCAAATAAATTAATATATGATGAATATCCTATTCGAGCAATTTACCAAGGTGGAGAAAAATCCCATGTTGGTGATGTGTCATTTGTTAGCCAAGCTAATTATGATAAAGCTTGGGGAAAAAAACATGTCCGTGTTGTCAGTTGCAACACCACAGGTTTAAGCAGAACATTGCATAGTCTTGATAAGATGTTTGGTGTAGAAAGCTGCCGTGCTACTTTAATCAGAAGGGCAGTAGATGCAAATGATGTAGATACTGGGCCAATTAATGCAATTGTGCCGGATATGAAAATGCCTTCTCATCATGGTCCTGATGTCAACACGGTTTTGCCGCACATTAATATATTTACCAATGCAGTTATTGTGCCAACGACTTTGATGCATGTTCATGCAGTGCAAATTTATCTGAAATCACCTGCTTCGCGGGAAGATGTTATTGAATTATTTAGGCATCAGCCTCGGATAAGAATAGTTTCAGGAAAAGCAAAGTTTGATTCTACTGCCGCAATTATGGAGTACGCTAAAGATTCAAATCTTTGGCATCACGATATGATGGATGTTTGCATTTGGGATGAATGTTTGTATGTTAAAGGCAATGAAGTAAGCTTGTTTCAGGCAGTGCATCAGGAGAGTATTGTCGTACCTGAAAATATTGATGCTATTCGCGCAGTGATGGAAGCATGCAGTCAAGAAGAGAGTATTGCTAAGACCGATAAACTATTAGGATTAATAAAATGAGACGCATACAAGATTTCAATTTTACCCATAAAAAAGTAT includes:
- the glpX gene encoding class II fructose-bisphosphatase, which codes for MDRNLALEMVRVTEAAALSCAQWYGKGDKYKADEAAVEAMKKRFDNVDFDGTVVIGEGEIDQAPMLYNGEKVGSGKGDKIDLAIDPLECTDSVAKGLLNALSVIALSPQGGLLSLPDMYMDKIAVGPKAAGKINIHNSVEENIKIVAKALNKNVEEVTVVILDRTRHDNIVAEIRKTGARIRFITDGDVSGAIAPSYEDSGIDLLLGIGKSTEAVLAASAIRCLGGEIQAILMPKDDQEKQRLKEMGINDLSFVYHTNDLAKSEHCMFVATGVSDGPLLRGVQFTAKGAMTHSVVMRAKTGTIRFIEAHHFHQR
- a CDS encoding type II glyceraldehyde-3-phosphate dehydrogenase encodes the protein MIKVAIVGYGTIGKRVADAVKAQDDMELVGVTVNSFNYRVLAAVHKKIPLFAVGDKQPFLDNGIKIAGNMQDLLQQCNVVVDCTPKKVGAANKLIYDEYPIRAIYQGGEKSHVGDVSFVSQANYDKAWGKKHVRVVSCNTTGLSRTLHSLDKMFGVESCRATLIRRAVDANDVDTGPINAIVPDMKMPSHHGPDVNTVLPHINIFTNAVIVPTTLMHVHAVQIYLKSPASREDVIELFRHQPRIRIVSGKAKFDSTAAIMEYAKDSNLWHHDMMDVCIWDECLYVKGNEVSLFQAVHQESIVVPENIDAIRAVMEACSQEESIAKTDKLLGLIK
- a CDS encoding class II fructose-bisphosphate aldolase translates to MQKINYQDFKQVQELHHMLQEIASFDAQGKVVKINNEQKLQEEIIWQLQYTASVHENPEIKKEAINIINAIAYHLKLEPSSNYVYYGEKAEGKNLFATTPAINCRMLTFHTVRAALLAYQQLKLPHIVFELALSEQGYTGQKIDEYASLVKAAYISCGFKNTKIYLQGDHYQADPKKYAENPEQEIQRIKEVIKSSIEQGVYNIDIDTSKFETADPNKTPKENQAMNAKLTAEFLYYIRSLEKEMIFPCIISVGGEVGEVGSLNTKFPEVNGYLALLYEEMFQQIKKDPKKNIVLSGFKGLSKVSINVGSAHGGQLGPDGKPLDNVPLDFQAHHDLFMQGKDPFNPGKHIVTVQHGASTLPKHYFALFPAMHVGEIHLATGFQNITWDVIEQHEPELHKRMKKMVFEKFADKVKSHPTEAVGFNKERKHITQFFKKELLTMKPKTLEALELALSKEFTDIMHSLYVLLLPKQANC
- a CDS encoding 50S ribosomal protein L35ae, which codes for MKGVIVNFRGSHHTQNHRQMILQFHGIHNLEKAGSLLGKSVVFKTQAGNQIKGKISLPHGRNGAVRAIFEKGMPGQSLGKEVVVE
- a CDS encoding argininosuccinate synthase is translated as MSKGKVVLAYSGGLDTSCILKWLIDQGYDVIAYIADIGQREDFKAVESKAKAIGASKVYIVDCKKEFVTDFIFPAIKANALYESRYLLGTSLARPLIAKHQIAIAQKENAQFVSHGATGKGNDQVRFELSYYALKPDIQIIAPWKDKEFLARFQGRVDLINYAKEKGIPIKATVDAPYSTDENLMHISYESGILEDPKLTPNPEMFELTNSPQTAPDKETHLILYFKDGICVKVENKDDHTLKQDPLEIFMYLNKLGSENGIGRIDIVENRFVGIKSRGVYETPAGTILRAAHLDIEGIAMDREVMRLRDMLTPKFSEIVYYGFWFSPEMEFLIAAINKSQEFIDGSVSLTLYKGNVIITGRESPTSLYDEKLSSMNVEGGFNQQDSIGFIKINAIRLKAHHVIVRERMKNKK